A single window of Candidatus Binatus sp. DNA harbors:
- a CDS encoding HAMP domain-containing sensor histidine kinase yields MTIRLRLTIYWAAVLAAILLVAAIAAVKLFARQQWSALDAALLEEAQTTADQIQRSGASSALGILQHLSLETDIGPGRRVRIVTAHGELGNYGNIHTIPPPFDPTLPTHPAIVGNRASRFAVVPMMYDGELAYLQSGVQAGLVQESVDSLRNLLLLMVPIVLLLCVGGGYLLAGRALRPIESVTAELDAIGPANLGSRLTVPPVADEVARLTEVINALLERLERASATERRFASDAAHELRTPLAVLRTGLEVALARERSAEENRAALGAAHREALSLCRIADELLMLSRLNGEVMVDRQRLNLRALLSEIAATVGPLAQAREIKLSVNAPEDVFVNGNAAHLRRLVVNLLDNSLKFTPAQGSIEVGLRSDSNRAIIRVVDSGEGIHPAELPHIFDRFFRGAGSPGEGSGLGLSLCREIVRAHGGEIAAANLPTGGCAFVVTLALYRDDPNRATAPLR; encoded by the coding sequence ATGACGATCAGACTCAGGCTAACCATTTACTGGGCCGCGGTGCTGGCGGCGATCCTGCTGGTCGCGGCGATCGCCGCGGTAAAACTATTCGCGCGTCAGCAATGGAGCGCGCTGGACGCGGCGCTACTGGAAGAGGCCCAAACCACCGCCGATCAAATCCAGCGCAGCGGCGCCTCGAGCGCCCTTGGAATCCTGCAGCACCTGAGTCTGGAAACGGATATCGGGCCCGGCCGGCGCGTACGAATCGTCACCGCGCATGGCGAGCTTGGAAACTACGGCAACATCCACACGATTCCGCCGCCGTTCGATCCGACACTCCCCACCCACCCGGCGATTGTCGGCAACCGCGCCTCCAGGTTCGCGGTCGTTCCGATGATGTACGACGGCGAGCTCGCGTACCTGCAAAGCGGGGTGCAGGCGGGCCTGGTTCAGGAATCGGTTGACAGCCTTCGCAACCTGCTGCTGCTGATGGTGCCGATCGTGCTGCTGCTTTGCGTCGGTGGAGGATACTTGCTGGCGGGCCGGGCGCTGCGGCCGATTGAATCGGTGACGGCGGAGCTCGACGCGATTGGGCCGGCCAATCTGGGCTCGCGGCTGACAGTCCCGCCGGTGGCCGACGAAGTCGCTCGGCTCACGGAAGTCATCAACGCGCTGCTGGAGCGCCTGGAACGCGCGTCGGCTACTGAGCGCCGTTTCGCGTCCGACGCCGCGCATGAACTGCGGACGCCGCTGGCGGTGCTGCGCACGGGGCTGGAAGTAGCGCTCGCGCGCGAACGCTCGGCCGAGGAAAATCGCGCCGCACTTGGGGCGGCGCATCGCGAGGCGCTGTCGCTGTGCAGGATTGCCGACGAACTGCTGATGCTGTCGCGGCTCAACGGCGAAGTAATGGTCGATCGGCAGCGGCTGAATCTTCGCGCGCTGCTGAGCGAGATAGCGGCGACGGTCGGACCGCTGGCGCAGGCGCGCGAGATAAAGCTTTCGGTCAACGCGCCCGAGGACGTTTTCGTCAATGGCAACGCGGCGCATCTGCGCCGCCTGGTCGTCAATCTGCTCGACAACTCCCTGAAGTTCACGCCGGCCCAGGGATCGATCGAAGTCGGGCTGAGGAGCGATTCGAATCGGGCGATTATCCGCGTCGTCGACAGCGGGGAGGGGATCCATCCGGCGGAACTGCCGCATATTTTCGATCGATTTTTTCGTGGCGCAGGGTCGCCCGGCGAAGGCAGCGGCCTGGGCTTGAGCCTGTGCCGGGAAATTGTGCGGGCGCATGGCGGCGAGATCGCAGCCGCGAATCTTCCCACCGGCGGATGCGCGTTCGTCGTGACGCTGGCGCTTTACCGCGACGATCCGAACCGGGCGACCGCGCCGCTGCGCTAG
- a CDS encoding iron-containing alcohol dehydrogenase, with amino-acid sequence MDKTAGEYHFTRLETVVFGVGKAESLGRELSRRGAKRALIVTGKTLGRSKLLDKIKNAAGPAIAGVFAGAAQHVPSHTVTELVAEARRVGADAMVSFGGGSPIDTVKNAAWQLMGGRAGSRVVDFSAAATETADAREILHIAMPTTLSAGEFTPGGGVTDESTRVKGGVADPRLQAKVVILDPALTVETPAWLWASTGMRALDHAVEGSYSTRHQIVTDTLAARAISLLTEHLLPSLQTHGDDELEHRVQCQLAAWLSIFGMTNTRSGISHALGHQIGPFWNVPHGVTSCITLPHVMRFMAGVAADRFGPIAEGFGVRFDARSPRSAAVECADRAAKFIGKFEVPTRLRDVGVPREEISRIAGTVLEEVKRANTVGAEVTLEQLIAILDAAY; translated from the coding sequence TTGGACAAAACCGCTGGCGAGTACCATTTCACGCGACTCGAGACGGTTGTCTTCGGCGTCGGCAAGGCCGAATCACTCGGGCGCGAATTGTCGCGCCGCGGAGCGAAGCGAGCGCTCATCGTGACCGGCAAGACGCTCGGCCGCTCGAAACTGCTCGACAAGATCAAGAATGCGGCCGGTCCCGCGATTGCGGGCGTGTTCGCCGGCGCCGCTCAGCATGTGCCGTCGCATACGGTCACGGAACTGGTGGCAGAGGCGCGCCGCGTCGGCGCCGACGCGATGGTCAGTTTCGGCGGTGGCAGCCCGATCGACACCGTGAAGAACGCGGCGTGGCAGTTGATGGGCGGTCGCGCCGGCTCGCGCGTCGTCGATTTCAGCGCGGCGGCAACCGAGACGGCGGATGCACGCGAGATTCTGCATATCGCGATGCCGACCACGTTGTCGGCCGGCGAGTTCACGCCGGGGGGCGGTGTCACTGACGAATCGACCAGGGTGAAAGGCGGGGTTGCCGACCCGCGCCTGCAGGCCAAGGTGGTCATCCTCGATCCGGCGCTGACGGTCGAAACGCCGGCATGGCTGTGGGCCTCGACCGGGATGCGCGCGCTCGATCACGCGGTCGAGGGTTCGTACTCGACGCGCCATCAGATTGTCACCGACACGCTCGCGGCGCGCGCGATCTCGCTGCTGACGGAGCATCTGTTGCCGTCGCTGCAAACGCATGGCGACGATGAGCTCGAGCATCGCGTGCAATGCCAGCTTGCCGCGTGGCTCTCGATTTTCGGCATGACGAACACTCGCAGCGGAATCTCGCACGCGCTGGGACATCAGATCGGACCGTTCTGGAACGTCCCGCACGGCGTCACGTCATGCATCACGCTACCGCATGTAATGCGCTTCATGGCCGGGGTCGCCGCAGATCGCTTTGGGCCGATCGCGGAAGGATTCGGCGTGCGCTTCGACGCGCGCAGTCCACGCTCGGCGGCGGTGGAATGCGCCGATCGTGCGGCGAAGTTCATCGGCAAGTTCGAGGTGCCGACGCGGCTGCGGGACGTGGGGGTGCCGCGCGAGGAAATTTCGCGAATCGCGGGAACGGTGCTCGAAGAGGTGAAGCGGGCAAACACGGTCGGCGCCGAGGTGACGCTCGAGCAGTTGATCGCGATTCTCGACGCCGCGTATTGA
- a CDS encoding TolC family protein, translating into MEQTCRNLSAAVLAAAILTWASVATAATITLSDAIDRALRLAPSVDVAAAASDMSAADVRGQRAPLFPTVRAGAEYYQAPGYDQVITNRGLSSGQLTLDYTAWDGGRRQARLRAAEYMSEASRLGVTVARAQIVFDTSIAYFDLLRARGEQRDLQASLERLTRYVTTIEQLEKSGRVITNDVLKFRTARDSAELALDAARGNSQRATAALGILIGEPNQADLDLAGISGFPPKPSGDLAQCPVMQAANREIASASSQIEAAKAERLPTFQVAFTTGFLGVDPRPTISHNFGGSYDGVVSIPVFDGGLISSHIDQAKAKEHSATAQARQAEYLLKRQMADASIRYDQAQRQLDLLSRAQPTADDNFALTWTRFMGGGTATMLEVLDAYQQAEQLRLQRHAQEFNAREAVAETNLVFGRIE; encoded by the coding sequence ATGGAGCAAACTTGCCGCAACCTATCTGCGGCGGTGCTCGCTGCCGCGATCCTGACCTGGGCTTCGGTGGCCACCGCCGCGACCATTACTCTATCCGACGCGATCGATCGGGCGCTGCGTCTGGCGCCTTCGGTGGACGTCGCCGCTGCGGCGAGCGATATGAGCGCCGCGGACGTGCGCGGGCAGCGCGCTCCGCTGTTTCCGACCGTCCGGGCGGGAGCAGAGTACTACCAGGCGCCGGGTTACGATCAGGTCATCACCAACCGCGGACTTTCCAGCGGTCAGCTGACGCTCGATTACACGGCGTGGGACGGGGGACGGCGCCAGGCGCGGCTTCGCGCGGCCGAGTATATGAGCGAAGCCTCGCGGCTGGGGGTGACAGTGGCAAGGGCGCAAATTGTCTTCGATACTTCGATCGCCTACTTCGATCTACTGCGCGCGCGCGGAGAGCAACGGGATTTGCAGGCCAGCCTCGAACGGCTGACTCGCTACGTCACTACGATCGAGCAGCTCGAAAAAAGCGGGCGCGTAATCACCAATGACGTGCTGAAGTTCCGCACCGCGCGCGACAGCGCCGAGCTTGCGCTCGACGCCGCACGCGGCAATAGCCAGCGCGCGACGGCGGCGCTGGGCATTTTGATTGGCGAGCCCAATCAGGCCGACCTCGACCTCGCGGGCATCAGCGGATTTCCGCCGAAACCGTCGGGCGATCTCGCGCAATGCCCCGTGATGCAGGCGGCGAACCGCGAGATCGCGTCGGCGAGCTCGCAAATCGAGGCGGCGAAGGCCGAGCGTCTGCCGACGTTCCAGGTCGCCTTCACAACCGGATTTCTCGGTGTCGATCCGCGTCCGACGATCTCGCACAACTTTGGCGGCTCTTACGACGGCGTGGTGTCGATCCCGGTGTTCGATGGCGGCTTGATCTCATCGCACATCGATCAGGCGAAGGCGAAAGAGCATTCGGCGACAGCGCAGGCGCGGCAGGCCGAGTACCTGCTGAAGCGGCAAATGGCAGACGCGTCGATTCGCTACGACCAGGCGCAGCGGCAGCTCGATCTCCTGTCGCGCGCGCAGCCGACGGCGGACGACAACTTCGCACTGACGTGGACGCGCTTTATGGGCGGCGGGACCGCGACGATGCTCGAGGTGCTGGATGCCTATCAGCAGGCCGAGCAATTGCGGCTCCAGCGCCACGCCCAGGAATTCAACGCGCGCGAGGCGGTAGCGGAGACCAACCTGGTTTTCGGCCGTATCGAATGA
- a CDS encoding L,D-transpeptidase → MAFLFVALTATGSSPSLLSDASPTAAPAPSSDPKPPPAAAISAEPIATLAPIAHRIAGGEFDFIVAEGNSFTSIGSRFGESPRILARDNGKQVTDQLHAGDTIHIDDRHIVPVEASDLIEINLPQRMLFHFESGRVSGAYPIAIGQPGVQWRTPIGAFKVIQMREDPAWRVPASIQREEEEQGREVIDEIEPGPDNPLGKYWIGLSFPVIGIHGTNHPISVYSYRTHGCVRLHPNDIEALFNAVDLNDRGEIFYLPVMLARLDDGRIFLESERDIYRKGTGGIDAVRALAQAGGIDSLINWFRAGEVVTDQEGIARDVTLKSERAGGTPADPIAATTSERARTVAIRASRGLIAAALPPH, encoded by the coding sequence GTGGCATTCCTTTTTGTCGCGCTCACAGCGACCGGCTCCAGCCCATCTCTTTTGTCCGACGCAAGTCCAACTGCCGCGCCTGCTCCTTCGTCGGACCCAAAACCGCCCCCTGCCGCGGCGATCTCCGCCGAGCCGATCGCGACGCTCGCGCCGATTGCGCATCGGATCGCAGGGGGAGAGTTCGATTTCATCGTCGCCGAGGGCAACTCCTTTACAAGTATCGGTTCGCGATTCGGTGAGAGCCCCAGGATATTGGCCCGCGACAACGGCAAGCAGGTTACAGACCAGCTGCATGCCGGCGACACGATTCATATCGACGATCGTCATATCGTCCCCGTCGAAGCATCCGATTTGATCGAGATCAACCTGCCGCAGCGGATGCTCTTTCATTTCGAGAGCGGCCGGGTGAGCGGGGCGTATCCGATCGCGATCGGGCAACCGGGGGTGCAGTGGCGGACGCCGATCGGCGCTTTCAAGGTGATCCAGATGCGCGAAGATCCGGCCTGGCGCGTGCCGGCGTCGATTCAGCGGGAAGAGGAAGAACAGGGCAGGGAGGTCATTGACGAGATCGAGCCCGGACCCGACAATCCGCTCGGCAAATACTGGATCGGGCTGAGTTTCCCGGTGATCGGGATTCATGGCACCAATCATCCCATCAGCGTTTACAGCTACCGAACCCATGGATGCGTCCGGTTGCACCCCAACGATATCGAAGCGCTGTTCAACGCCGTCGATCTGAATGATCGCGGCGAAATCTTCTACTTGCCTGTGATGCTGGCGCGGCTGGACGACGGGCGGATTTTCCTCGAGAGCGAGAGGGACATTTACCGCAAGGGCACCGGCGGAATCGACGCGGTGCGTGCTCTTGCGCAGGCCGGTGGGATTGATAGCCTGATTAACTGGTTCCGTGCCGGAGAAGTAGTAACCGACCAGGAAGGAATCGCGCGCGACGTGACGCTCAAGTCCGAACGCGCAGGGGGAACGCCAGCAGATCCGATCGCGGCGACGACAAGTGAGCGAGCACGCACAGTCGCAATCCGGGCATCGCGCGGACTTATCGCGGCGGCGCTTCCTCCGCATTAG
- a CDS encoding DUF882 domain-containing protein, which translates to MARTTVALRRRSLKFYNLHTGESLSTTYWQDGHYVPGELDRVNYILRDFRANEVKPIDPALLDLLVQIQHRLSTAEPFQVISGYRSPVTNAMLHAHSEGVAVHSLHLEGKAIDITVPGRSLAQLRGAALAQQAGGVGYYPHSGFVHVDTGRVRFW; encoded by the coding sequence ATGGCGCGCACCACCGTCGCGCTTCGGCGCCGTTCGCTCAAGTTCTACAATCTGCACACCGGCGAAAGTCTGAGCACCACTTACTGGCAGGACGGTCACTACGTTCCCGGCGAGCTCGATCGCGTCAACTACATCCTGCGCGATTTCCGCGCCAACGAAGTAAAGCCGATCGATCCCGCGCTCCTCGATCTGTTGGTGCAAATCCAGCACCGGCTGAGCACCGCCGAGCCGTTCCAGGTGATCTCCGGATACCGCTCGCCCGTGACCAATGCGATGCTCCATGCGCATAGCGAGGGCGTCGCCGTCCACAGCCTCCATCTCGAAGGCAAGGCGATCGATATTACCGTGCCGGGACGGAGCCTCGCGCAGCTTCGCGGCGCCGCGTTGGCGCAGCAGGCCGGCGGCGTCGGCTACTATCCGCACAGCGGATTCGTTCACGTCGATACCGGCCGCGTCCGCTTCTGGTAG
- a CDS encoding enoyl-CoA hydratase-related protein produces MEDKTVLYEKHDRIARVILNRPRYRNAQSRRLLEEMDHAFATANADDDVRVIILSGAGDNFCSGHDLGTPEEKEDQQRRPFPKGVRGEYARSRQLFLDNALRWRDLDKPTIAQVQGLCIFGGWILAAAMDLVVASDDAKFLPALLQYFSIPWDMPPRKAKEILFQSRFVDADEACRLGFVNMVVPRAELEAETMALANRIAESDRFTLRMVKWAVNSAQDAMGFSTAIRNAHSHHMVLGIDGLIARLEGKELPKRMPGVDQALKKVKK; encoded by the coding sequence ATGGAAGACAAAACAGTTCTCTACGAGAAGCACGACCGCATCGCCAGGGTCATCCTCAACCGCCCGCGCTATCGCAACGCCCAGTCGCGGCGATTGCTCGAGGAAATGGACCACGCCTTCGCCACCGCCAACGCCGACGACGACGTCCGTGTCATCATTCTCTCCGGCGCCGGCGATAATTTCTGCTCCGGCCACGACCTTGGCACGCCCGAAGAAAAAGAGGACCAGCAGCGCCGCCCGTTTCCCAAGGGCGTGCGCGGCGAGTACGCCCGCTCGCGCCAGCTGTTCCTCGACAACGCGCTGCGATGGCGCGATCTCGACAAGCCCACCATCGCGCAGGTGCAGGGCCTGTGCATCTTCGGCGGATGGATATTGGCGGCCGCGATGGATCTCGTCGTTGCTTCCGACGACGCCAAGTTTCTGCCCGCGCTCTTGCAGTACTTCTCGATCCCGTGGGATATGCCCCCGCGCAAGGCCAAGGAAATCCTCTTCCAGAGCCGCTTCGTCGACGCCGACGAGGCCTGCCGCCTCGGCTTCGTCAATATGGTCGTGCCGCGCGCCGAGCTCGAGGCCGAAACGATGGCGCTCGCGAATCGAATCGCCGAGAGCGACCGCTTCACGCTGCGCATGGTCAAGTGGGCGGTCAATTCTGCGCAGGACGCGATGGGCTTCAGCACCGCGATTCGCAACGCTCATTCGCATCACATGGTGCTCGGCATCGACGGTCTAATCGCCAGGCTGGAAGGCAAAGAGCTTCCCAAGCGGATGCCCGGGGTCGATCAGGCGCTCAAGAAAGTGAAAAAATAG
- a CDS encoding response regulator transcription factor produces MNALRIALIEDEARLANAVKQGLVEEGFTVEIAGSAEAAGPIIAGGALDLIILDLGLPGKSGLELLREIRAAGNQTPVLILTARGLLEERVAGLDSGGDDYLTKPFAFAELVARIKALARRPRAPLSAVLKVGELEFDTVKRRAKIGEHNLNLSPKEKMLLELLMRNAGQVVTRGMIAETVWDSNYNSLTNLIEVFVNRLRQKIDPRADRSLIVTVRGVGYTMRAE; encoded by the coding sequence ATGAACGCGCTGCGCATTGCGCTGATCGAGGACGAGGCCCGGCTGGCCAACGCGGTCAAGCAGGGACTGGTCGAGGAAGGCTTCACGGTCGAAATCGCCGGGAGTGCCGAGGCGGCGGGACCGATAATCGCAGGCGGCGCGCTCGATCTGATCATCCTGGACCTTGGGCTGCCGGGGAAAAGCGGACTGGAACTGCTGCGCGAGATCCGCGCGGCGGGCAACCAGACGCCGGTGTTGATCCTGACCGCGCGCGGATTGCTCGAAGAACGCGTGGCCGGACTCGACAGCGGCGGCGACGACTATCTGACCAAACCGTTCGCGTTTGCCGAGCTGGTGGCGAGAATCAAGGCGCTGGCGCGGCGTCCGCGGGCGCCGCTATCGGCGGTTCTCAAAGTCGGCGAGCTGGAATTCGACACCGTCAAGCGGCGGGCGAAAATCGGCGAGCACAATCTGAACCTGTCGCCGAAGGAAAAGATGCTGCTCGAATTGCTGATGCGAAACGCCGGGCAGGTGGTGACGCGCGGCATGATCGCGGAGACGGTTTGGGATTCAAATTACAACTCGCTGACCAACCTGATCGAAGTATTCGTCAATCGGCTGCGCCAGAAGATCGATCCGCGCGCCGATCGTTCGCTGATAGTCACCGTGCGCGGAGTCGGATACACGATGCGCGCGGAATGA
- a CDS encoding efflux RND transporter periplasmic adaptor subunit — protein sequence MMKRAGWHSCARTIFAAAIASALIAGCGGAKKGDSEGAAQPNPVLLVSAARAEVHPMTSELRLLGKTVAMRHVIIRAPTAGRVMGMKLASGDSVRKGQIVAQVVNREMEAAEAGLEVARKIDPHDAAALSASVGRYHRSAGIAVVAPESGIVSQPPVTSGQMVADLDTLVDLIDPASLYVDTSVPVNQLSLVRPGMAATVTTPFRPGVEFAARVAAILPNFDAASASASVRTDFTGPERIAEAGAPVEVRVEIADAPDAIVVPAAALFQDQGADRYHVFVIGADGRAHRTDIKVGLRDRDLVQATAGIKAGDLVVTSGGYALSDGLAVRVAQGNQ from the coding sequence ATGATGAAGCGCGCGGGTTGGCACAGTTGCGCAAGGACGATCTTCGCGGCGGCGATCGCCAGCGCGTTGATTGCAGGATGCGGCGGCGCAAAGAAAGGCGACAGCGAAGGCGCGGCGCAGCCCAATCCCGTCCTGTTGGTGAGCGCGGCCAGGGCCGAAGTCCATCCGATGACCAGCGAGCTTCGGCTGCTCGGAAAGACGGTCGCGATGCGCCACGTGATCATACGTGCGCCCACCGCGGGGCGCGTGATGGGAATGAAACTCGCCAGCGGCGATTCGGTGCGCAAGGGCCAGATCGTTGCGCAGGTTGTCAATCGCGAGATGGAAGCGGCGGAGGCCGGGCTCGAGGTCGCGCGCAAGATCGATCCGCACGACGCTGCGGCGCTGAGTGCGTCGGTCGGACGCTACCATCGCAGCGCCGGGATCGCGGTGGTTGCGCCGGAGTCCGGGATTGTCTCACAACCGCCGGTCACCAGCGGCCAAATGGTTGCCGACCTCGATACGCTGGTCGATCTGATCGATCCGGCGAGCCTCTATGTTGATACGTCGGTGCCGGTGAACCAGCTCTCATTGGTGAGGCCCGGGATGGCCGCAACGGTGACGACTCCGTTTCGTCCCGGGGTTGAGTTTGCCGCGCGCGTCGCGGCGATCCTGCCGAATTTCGACGCGGCCAGCGCGAGCGCGTCGGTGCGGACGGATTTCACCGGCCCGGAACGCATCGCGGAGGCGGGCGCGCCGGTTGAGGTGCGGGTCGAGATTGCGGATGCGCCGGACGCAATCGTAGTTCCGGCCGCCGCGCTATTCCAGGATCAGGGCGCGGATCGCTACCACGTGTTTGTAATCGGTGCCGACGGGCGCGCGCATCGCACGGACATAAAGGTCGGGCTTCGCGATCGCGACTTGGTCCAGGCGACCGCCGGAATCAAAGCGGGGGACCTGGTCGTGACTTCGGGCGGCTATGCGCTGTCCGACGGCCTTGCCGTTCGCGTCGCGCAGGGAAATCAATGA